Proteins found in one Ornithorhynchus anatinus isolate Pmale09 chromosome 8, mOrnAna1.pri.v4, whole genome shotgun sequence genomic segment:
- the TMEM189 gene encoding transmembrane protein 189, with the protein MEGGGGGGGGEEGEEAPPAQPAGQQDSHPEPEASGGGRRRGPQHAGARELADLYSPGKRVQEWFCVITCFSLIFFNLYHLLRHASLEHTRPVLLGMFAGILIADFLSGLVHWGADTWGSVELPVVGKAFIRPFREHHIDPTAITRHDFVETNGDNCLVTLLPLANMAYKFSTLSPESVQQLYPWECFVFCLIIFVTFTNQIHKWSHTYFGLPRWVTFLQDWHIILPRKHHRIHHVSPHETYFCITTGWLNYPLEKIGFWRRLEDIIQGLTGEKPRADDMKWAQKTK; encoded by the exons AtggagggcggcggcggaggagggggaggagaagaaggggaggaggcccCGCCGGCACAGCCCGCAGGGCAGCAGGATTCGCACCCGGAGCCGGAGGCGTCGGGAGGCGGTCGGCGCCGGGGTCCGCAGCACGCCGGGGCCCGGGAGCTGGCCGACCTCTACTCCCCAG GCAAACGGGTCCAGGAGTGGTTCTGTGTGATCACGTGCTTCTCTCTCATCTTCTTCAACCTCTACCACCTCCTCCGGCATGCCAGCCTGGAGCACACCCGCCCCGTGCTCCTCGGAATGT TTGCAGGAATCCTCATCGCTGACTTCCTGTCGGGGCTGGTGCACTGGGGAGCTGACACCTGGGGGTCCGTGGAGCTGCCCGTGGTGGGGAAG GCTTTCATCCGGCCCTTCCGAGAGCACCACATCGACCCCACCGCCATCACCCGGCACGACTTCGTTGAGACCAACGGAGACAACTGCCTGGTGACGTTGCTGCCCCTGGCCAACATGGCCTACAAGTTCAGCACCCTGAGCCCAG AATCTGTGCAGCAGCTGTACCCTTGGGAGTGTTTTGTGTTCTGCCTCATCATCTTCGTGACCTTCACCAACCAGATCCACAAATGGTCGCACACGTACTTCGGGCTTCCGCGCTGGGTGACCTTCCTCCAGGACTGGCACATCATCCTGCCTCGGAAACACCACCGAATTCATCACGTCTCCCCTCACGAGACCTACTTCTGCATTACCACAG GTTGGCTAAATTACCCATTGGAGAAGATTGGATTTTGGAGGCGTTTGGAGGATATCATCCAAGGACTCACTGGAGAAAAACCCCGAGCAGATGATATGAAATGGGCTCAGAAAACAAAATAG